From the genome of Candidatus Binatia bacterium:
GATCGTTGAGATCACGGACCAGCCGCTGCCCCGCAATCCGTCGGGCAAGATCCTCAAGAACCAGCTGCGCGGGAGCGGTTCCGTGTTTTTCACCGAAGAGGCGGAGTAGGCCGCTTCCGGCTCGCGCCGAATAGCGGCCGAGCTTGCTCCCGGAATTAGCCACGTGCTACGCCTACTGAAGAAAGACGCCGGGATGCATGAGGAAGATCATAATTTCGTCGCTATCGATCGCATACCTCCACGGAGGCGGCCAGGCTAACACGAACAACCGTTTCTTTAGGGCATCATTCGGATGAATAGCAATGGGTGAGACGCGCGAGATCTATTGGAACATCGTCGGCGGAGCGCTGATCTACCTTCTGTTCGCCGTTGCCGCGACTGTTTTTGCCCACGGCGTGTATCGCCGCTATCGCCTCTGGTGCCTGGGGGGTGGTGAGGCTCGCCGTGATCGCATTCCCGAGCGGCTTATGGGCCTCTTGATCGAGGTTTTCGGGCAGCGCCGCCAGCTGCGTCGTCCCTATCCCGGGTTGATGCACACCCTCATCTTCTACGGGTTTATGGCGGAGGTGGTCGCCACCTCACTGGTGGGCATACAAGATTGGACCGGAATTCAGTTTCTTCAGGGGGCGACATATCGCTGGTTTTCATTGCTCAGCGATACCTTCGGCCTGCTTGCGATTGTCGGATTGGCAATGGCGATTGCGCGGCGCACGGTCATGCGCCCGAAACATGTCGTGTCCTTAACGGAGGATGGCATTGCCCTTGGTCTCCTACTGCTGCTCTTCCTGCAAGGCTTTGCGACGGAAGGCCTGCGAATTGCCGCGACGGAATTGCACCAGAATCCCGCTTTGGCCCACTGGTCTCCCGGCGGCTACCTGGTCGCGCTCCTCCTTCAGGGTCTGAGCGAGCCAACCTTACGGTTCATTCACCGAGTCAGTTGGTGGTTTCACGCCACAACGGCATTCGTTTTCATCGGGTACCTCTCCTCCGGGAAGCTCAACCACATCGTGTACGGCGCCTTGAACATCTTCTTCCGCAATCTGAATCGAGGCCTCGCACTTCCGTATCCGGATATCGAAGCGATGCTGGAGGCCGAGGAGGAGCCCGTCCTCGGAACCAAGGCGATTCAGCAATATTCCTGGAAGAGCCTGCTCGATCTGGATGCCTGCGTGAATTGCGGCCGTTGCGAGTCGGTCTGTCCGGCCACCCTGGGTGGCTCCAAGCTGAATCCACGAACGCTCATTCTGAACATGCGCGATCACTTGACTGCGGTCGGTCCGTCGCTCTTGGCGGCACGGGCGGGGAACGGCGCGGCGTCCGACGTTGAAGACGCGCCGCTCTTCGGTGAAGCCGTCGACGGCCCGTTACGGCCGGCGGTGCTGGAAGATGAGCTGTGGGGGTGCCGCACCTGTGGGGCCTGTCAGCAAGAGTGTCCGATGTATATCGAACATGTTCCCAAGATCGTCGACATGCGTCGCCACCTCGTGATGACCGAATCCAGGATGAGTGAAGAAGCGCAGATGTTCCTGAAGAACATGGATGATCGCGCGCATCCGTTCGCCGGCGCTTCGCATGATCGGGAAGAGTGGTTTCAGGACCTCGACATCAAAGTCTACGGCCGAGGGGATACGGCGGAGTATCTCTTCTGGGTAGGCTGTGCGGGCGCGCTGGTCGATCGCAATATCCAAGTGACTCGCGCCTTCGTGAAGGTTTTGCAGGCCGCGGGGGTCGATTTCGCCGTGCTGGGTGCGGAAGAGTCCTGCACCGGAGATCCCGCCAGGCGTGTTGGCGGCGAGCTGACCTTTCAGATGTGCGCCAAGGCCAACATCGAACTCTTCGATCGATACGAGATCCAGCAGATCATTACGACGTGCCCACACTGTTTCAATACCTTGGCCAACGAGTACCCTGAATTCGGTGGGAAGTACGAAGTCGTTCACCACGCCGAGTTCATTCAACAATTGATCCGGAGTGGCAGACTGAGGCTGAGGAAGGACGTGGATTCGGTGACCTATCACGATCCCTGTTACCTGGGGCGCCATAATGGAATCTACGATGCGCCGCGTGACGTGATCGCGTCGGTTTCGAGGAGTGGCATCCAGGAGATGCCCCGTAATCGTTCGAGGGCGCTCTGTTGCGGAGCGGGGGGCGGGTACGCCTGGATGGACGACAAGCTCGAGTCGCGCATTAATCACCTGCGCTTCGAGGAAGTGAAGGGCTGTGGCGCCAGGACGGCGGCCGTCTCGTGCCCGTTCTGTATGCAGATGTTCGAGGATGCGATTCGCACCAGGGATCCGGGAAGAACGGTGCGGGCGGCGGACATCGCCGAGCTGGTTGCGGAAGCCTTGGCAGCGTGAGCCAAGTGGGATTCAGCCTGGTGTGAGTCGGGAAACGTCTATCGCATCGACAACCGAGCCCAGGAGCAAGGAGAGAGCGGCAAATGAGAATTGTCATCTGCGCCAAGGAAGTCCTCGACCCGGACGCGGTGGACAACTACGTCCTGATCGGGAAGCTGGAGATCGGGCAGGACGGGAAGACCCTGACCCAGACGTCGATCCCACGGCTGATGAACGGCTACGACGAGCAGGCTATCGAGTGTGCCCTGCGACTACGGGACGCCGGGGTCGACTGTAAGATCCACGTGGTCTCGGTTGGCACCGACCCGACCAAGATCCTCCAGCACGCTGTCGCGATGGGGGCGGACGAGGTCGCAACCATCCCCGTCGACACGGGGACCGTGGACGGCTACGCGACGGCCTCGCTGCTCGCCGGGTTCGTGAAGTCGCTCGGCGGGGCGGATCTGGTGCTGTGCGGGCGTCAGGCCTCGGACGGAGACCAGGGGGTCGTGCCGGCGTTGCTGGGCGAGATGCTGGGGCTGCCGATCGTGACCATCGCGCGGGCGGTGGAGATGGTAGACGGATCGACGGTGCGGGTGACGCGGGTGACGCCTGACGGCGACGAGATCGTGGAGGTTTCTTGCCCCGCGGTGATCACGATCAGCAACGAGTTCGGTGAGCCGCGGTATCCGACCGGCATCCGGACGATGAAGGCGCGCAAGGTCAAGCCTCAGCAAGTCACGCCGGCCGGCCTCGATCTGGGTGAGAGCGGGGCTCGGCCGAGAGTGACGATGACCCGCCAGTTCGTCGAAGCCATCATCGGTCACTGCGAGTTCATCCAGGGCGACTCGCCGGCGGCGGCGGCACGGGAGCTGGTCAGGCGCCTGCGCGCGGATCGGACCATCGAGTAAGTTCCGAGAGAACGTCTCGTGAGGGAGAATTCGGAGGGAAACGTGTCGAACTCGGTTGTTGTATGCACATGGGAACGAGGCCGTGCGGGCGTACCTGCGGGTGCGGAAGAAACGCTGACCCTGGCCCGCAAGCTCGCCGCCTCTGCGGGCCTCGAGTTGAACTGGTTGGTTGCCGGTCCGGCGCCGGATCGGGCGCTCGAGATCGCCGGGAAGTACGGGGTCGCCCACCTGGACCGGATCGAGGACGCGAAACTCGCCGACTTCCAGCCCGACGTCTGTGTGGAAGCACTGGCCCAGTACAGCAAGCAGCACGCGCCGAAGCTGATGGTCATCCCGCAGACGTTCAATGCTCGCCTCGTGGCGCCGCGCCTGGCGGCACGGGCCGGCGCCGGGATAGTGATGAACGCGCTCAAGCTGGAGGTCGAGGGCAGTGCGGTTAAGGTGACCGCCTCGGCGTACGGCGGGGACACCCGTGTGGTCTACGAGGTGACGGGCGCCGAGTCCTGTGTGGTCGGCGTCCTGGCGGACATGCTGCTCGCGGAGGCCCCGGAAGGGGGCGCGTCGGCGCCGGCCGTGCGGCAGGTATCGGTCGACCTCGGCGCAGTCGCGGAACGAGTGCGCGTCATCCAGAAGGCGCACTTTGAAGGCCCGCGTCTGGAGGAGGCGCAGATCATCGTTGCCGGTGGGATGGGACTCGGGCAGAAGGAAAACTACCACTTGATCGAGGATCTCGCCCGGACGCTCGGAGGGATGGCCGCTGCATCGCGTCCGGTCGTGGAAAACGGCTGGGTCGACTCGTCGCGGCAGGTGGGGCTCACCGGGAAGATCACACGGCCGGTGCTCTACATTGGGGCGGGCATCTCGGGTGCCAGCCAGCACATGGTCGGCTGCTCGGCGGCGAAGACGATCGTGGCCGTCAACAAGGACCCCGACGCCGCGGTGTTTCGGTACGCGCGCTATGGTATCGTGGGCGACTGTTTGGAGATCCTCCCAGAGCTGATTCGGGCCGTGAAAGCACAATGAGTGAGTTGAAAGGGCTTATTGCATGACGACGAATCGTGTACCTGTAATTCAGGGTCTGTTTGCTGAGACCGCGCAAGGGGCGCGTTTGCTGGGCTCGAAGTGTGCCGCGTGCGGCGTTCCCTATTTCCCCAAAACTCCCGTTTGCCATAACCCCGAATGCAATGAGCAGCGGATCGAGGACGCGCAATTCGGTCCGCGAGGCAAGCTGTGGAGCTTCGCCGTGCAGTACTACGCTCCGCCGGCGCCGGTGAAGTATGACGAACCCTTCGCCCCGTTCGCGATCGGCGTGGTGGACTTGCCTGAGGGGTTGCGGGTGCTCGGACGCATCAGCATCGATGACCTCAAGAAGGTCAAGATCGGGATGGATGTCGAGCTGGCCGTCGAACGGCTGTGCGGTGACAAGGACGGGAACGAAGTGGTCACCTGGAAGTTCCGCCCGGTCTGAGCCGGGGGCGCTGAAGACGGGGAGTACGTAAGATGAGAGACGTTGCGGTTCTCGGGGTGGGCATGCACCCCTGGGGAAAATTCGAAGACAAGTCGGTGACTCAGCTGTGCCGCCAGGCCGTCACGGTGGCCCTCACGGATGCCGGTGTGCAGTGGCGCGAGATCGAAGCCATCTCGGCTGCCAGCTCGCGGTTTTCTGGCGGCAAGGGTTGGGGCTTGAATGGCAACGACGTCATTGAGGACATGGGGCCGACCGGCGCCCCCGTCTATAACCTGTCGGCCGGCTGCGCTGCCGGCGGCAACGCCTTCAACGTCGGCTACAGCCTGGTGGCCGGCGGCCTGTACGACATGGTGCTTGTCGTCGGTGGCGAGAAAATGCCCAAGGGCTTCATTCAGATGTCGGGCCTTCAGGAAGAAACGGACCCCGAGTACCTGCGCCAAGTTTGTGTGGGGATGCCGGGACCGGCGTTCTGGGGAATGCTGTGCTTGCGGCGGATGGCGGAGTACGGAACGACCGAGGAGCAACTGGCGAAGGTTGTCGTAAAGGCGCACCAAGCGGGGCAACACAATCCCAACGCCCGCTTCCGCCAGCTGTTCACCGTCGAGGATGTGCTCAAGTCGCGCGTCGTGAGCTGGCCGCTCCGACTGTACGAGATCTGTCCGGTCAGCGACGGTGCCGCCGCGGTGGTGCTGTGTTCGGCCGACGTTGCCCGCAAGCATACGACGAAGCCCGTCTGGGTGGCGTCGAGCACGGTGGCTACGGCCAAGTTCAATGACGGGATTCCCCGCGGCCTTGCCACGGTGATCCCCCCGGGTCGCACGGAGCACAGTGAAGCAACCACCGCGGTGAAGAAAGCGTTCAGTCAGGCTGGCATCGGGCCGCGCGACGTCAGTCTCATCGAGCTGCAAGACAATACGGTGTACTACGAGCTCGCCTTTCCCGAGGAATGGGGATTCTGCCAGCCGGGTGAGGCGGATAAACTGGTGGAGCAAGGCCACACCGTGCCCACCGGCAAACTGCCGATCAATCCGAGCGGTGGATTCCTGTGCTTCGGCGAGGCCACGACGGCGATGGGCGTGTGGCAGGTGTGCGAACTCACCGGGCAGCTCCGCGGCCAGGCGGGAGCCCGCCAGGTGCCGAACGCGAAGGTCGGTCTGGGACAGACGCTGGGTCTCGGCTCCAACGCCACTGCCGTCATCCTGAAGCGCTAGCAGCTAGGAGGTTGTGTATGACGTCAAATCCGCACGTGCTCTTCGAGGTCGACGAGGGCGTCGGCATCGTCACCCTGAATCGACCGGAAAAGCTCAACGCCGTGACCTGGGACATGGCTTCGAGTCTCGTCGATCTGTTCCGCGAGCTGCGCTTTCGCGACGAGGTCCGCACCATCGTGCTGACGGGCGCCGGCCGGGGTTTCTGTGCCGGAGGCGATGCCGAGTTCGTGAGCGGCACCGGGGACCGTCCTCTTCCCGGCTTGGCAGATGATGGAAGCCGGCCGATGCCTCGGTATCAGAGAAAAACGCCGGCGGGGCCATTCGCTGAGTTCACCCGGATGATCGTCGAAGTGGAGAAACCCGTGATCGCGGCGATTGCCGGGCCGGCAATGGGCGCGGGGTTTGCGTACGCGCTGGCGTGCGACCGCAGGATTGCCGACAAGAAGGCGCGCCTGTGCGCCGCCATGGTCCGGCTCGGCTTCAGCCCGGATTGCGGCATCACCTACTTCCTGCCGCGCGTCACCAACCTGTCGACCGCCCTCATGATCGTGGAGACGGGCAAGATCCTTGGCGCTGAAGAGGCGTACAAGTTCGGGCTCATCGACGAGCTGGTCGAGGAGGGGCAGGCCCTGCCGACGGCTCTGCAATACGCCAAGGAGCTGGCCAAGGGGCCGAGCGCCGCGATCGACATCGCCCGCCGCTGCATCCACAAGTCGCTGACTGCAACTCTCGACGAAATCCTGGATTACGAGGCGGTCGCGGCTACCATGTCTGCTTGCACGCAGGACGCTCGTGAGGGCACGAAAGCCTTACTCGAGAAGCGCAAGCCCGTTTTCAAAGGGTATTGATCCCGTTCCTCGATGCAGCTCTCGCAGAGCGCGTAGCCGTTACTCGACCGCAAGCACCTTCACGTCAAAAACCAGCGTCTTGCCCGCCAACGGGTGATTCATGTCGACGAGCCGGTAGGCGGGGGGCAGATTTCGGCGGGCGATGTAGCGGGCAATCTTTCAGAGGTCGGCATCGGCCTCTGGGGCCAGGATGACCCGGCTCATCTCCGGCGGGAGCGGGAGTGTCAATTGTGGTGCGATGATCAAATGGAAGGCTTGCCGCGTACATGGATATGTGATGCGATGCCTTTGCGATGAAATTCGAGTGGGATGCGGGCAAAGCAGAAGCCAATCTCGCAAATCACAAGGTTTCATTTGATGAAGCAAAAACGGTTTTTCAAGATCCGCTGTATGTCGACTTCCATGACCCAGATCATTCTCACGATGAGCATCGCTTTCTGGTGGTTGGCGAGTCGCGGCAGGGGCGTCTATTGATCGTATCGTACTCCGAAAGAGGAGAGGTCACCCGATTGATCAGTGCCAGGGATGTTACCCCATCAGAGAGAAGCGCCTATGAAGAAGGGTAGAGCAGTTGCGGCCGACGACTTGCGGCCAGAGTATGACCTTAGAAACCTGCGGGTGCGCAGGCTTGGTCCCGGCCGGAAGAGTTTCGCCGGTTCGGTCATCCGCATAGAACCCGATGTGGCGGCGGTGTTTCCTAGCGCGGAAGCAGTGAATGAAGCGCTGCGCTTTCTGATCAGAGTGACGCAAGACAAGAAGCCCAAGCTCCGCGTGCCAAGGGGCGATCTTTAGCTGCGCCCCGAGTACACCTTGGGTGGCGTCTGAGCTCAGACGCGGCGTGTTACTTCGAGCCAGGACGGTGCAGCTTTCCTCTGATCTCGTCGAGAGCGGCGGGGTCATCGATCGTTGAAGGGACCTCGACGTGCTTGCCATCGGCGATGGATCGCATCGTGCCGCGCAGGATCTTCCCGGAGCGTGTCTTCGGAAGACGAGCAACGACGTAGGCCCGCTTGAACGACGCCACCGCGCCGATCTGCTCGCGAATCATTCGGACCACGTCGGCCTCAATCGACGCCGGGTCGCGCTCCACCCCGGCCTTGAGGACAACGAAGCCGACCGGCACCTGGCCTTTCAACTCGTCCGCGGCACCGATCACGGCACACTCCGCCACCGCGGGGTGCGTGGCAATGATCTCCTCCATGGCTCCGGTCGACAGCCGATGCCCCGCGACATTGATCACATCGTCGATCCGGCCCATGACACTGAGATAGCCGTCCTCGTCGAAATACCCGCCGTCGCCAGTGACGTAGTAGCCCGGATACTGCCTGAGGTACGATGACACGAAACGCTCGTCGTCATTCCACAGGGTGGGTAGCGTGCCCGGCGGCAG
Proteins encoded in this window:
- a CDS encoding (Fe-S)-binding protein, with amino-acid sequence MGETREIYWNIVGGALIYLLFAVAATVFAHGVYRRYRLWCLGGGEARRDRIPERLMGLLIEVFGQRRQLRRPYPGLMHTLIFYGFMAEVVATSLVGIQDWTGIQFLQGATYRWFSLLSDTFGLLAIVGLAMAIARRTVMRPKHVVSLTEDGIALGLLLLLFLQGFATEGLRIAATELHQNPALAHWSPGGYLVALLLQGLSEPTLRFIHRVSWWFHATTAFVFIGYLSSGKLNHIVYGALNIFFRNLNRGLALPYPDIEAMLEAEEEPVLGTKAIQQYSWKSLLDLDACVNCGRCESVCPATLGGSKLNPRTLILNMRDHLTAVGPSLLAARAGNGAASDVEDAPLFGEAVDGPLRPAVLEDELWGCRTCGACQQECPMYIEHVPKIVDMRRHLVMTESRMSEEAQMFLKNMDDRAHPFAGASHDREEWFQDLDIKVYGRGDTAEYLFWVGCAGALVDRNIQVTRAFVKVLQAAGVDFAVLGAEESCTGDPARRVGGELTFQMCAKANIELFDRYEIQQIITTCPHCFNTLANEYPEFGGKYEVVHHAEFIQQLIRSGRLRLRKDVDSVTYHDPCYLGRHNGIYDAPRDVIASVSRSGIQEMPRNRSRALCCGAGGGYAWMDDKLESRINHLRFEEVKGCGARTAAVSCPFCMQMFEDAIRTRDPGRTVRAADIAELVAEALAA
- a CDS encoding electron transfer flavoprotein subunit beta/FixA family protein, whose translation is MRIVICAKEVLDPDAVDNYVLIGKLEIGQDGKTLTQTSIPRLMNGYDEQAIECALRLRDAGVDCKIHVVSVGTDPTKILQHAVAMGADEVATIPVDTGTVDGYATASLLAGFVKSLGGADLVLCGRQASDGDQGVVPALLGEMLGLPIVTIARAVEMVDGSTVRVTRVTPDGDEIVEVSCPAVITISNEFGEPRYPTGIRTMKARKVKPQQVTPAGLDLGESGARPRVTMTRQFVEAIIGHCEFIQGDSPAAAARELVRRLRADRTIE
- a CDS encoding enoyl-CoA hydratase/isomerase family protein, with product MTSNPHVLFEVDEGVGIVTLNRPEKLNAVTWDMASSLVDLFRELRFRDEVRTIVLTGAGRGFCAGGDAEFVSGTGDRPLPGLADDGSRPMPRYQRKTPAGPFAEFTRMIVEVEKPVIAAIAGPAMGAGFAYALACDRRIADKKARLCAAMVRLGFSPDCGITYFLPRVTNLSTALMIVETGKILGAEEAYKFGLIDELVEEGQALPTALQYAKELAKGPSAAIDIARRCIHKSLTATLDEILDYEAVAATMSACTQDAREGTKALLEKRKPVFKGY
- a CDS encoding electron transfer flavoprotein subunit alpha/FixB family protein yields the protein MSNSVVVCTWERGRAGVPAGAEETLTLARKLAASAGLELNWLVAGPAPDRALEIAGKYGVAHLDRIEDAKLADFQPDVCVEALAQYSKQHAPKLMVIPQTFNARLVAPRLAARAGAGIVMNALKLEVEGSAVKVTASAYGGDTRVVYEVTGAESCVVGVLADMLLAEAPEGGASAPAVRQVSVDLGAVAERVRVIQKAHFEGPRLEEAQIIVAGGMGLGQKENYHLIEDLARTLGGMAAASRPVVENGWVDSSRQVGLTGKITRPVLYIGAGISGASQHMVGCSAAKTIVAVNKDPDAAVFRYARYGIVGDCLEILPELIRAVKAQ
- a CDS encoding BrnT family toxin, with the protein product MKFEWDAGKAEANLANHKVSFDEAKTVFQDPLYVDFHDPDHSHDEHRFLVVGESRQGRLLIVSYSERGEVTRLISARDVTPSERSAYEEG
- a CDS encoding OB-fold domain-containing protein, coding for MTTNRVPVIQGLFAETAQGARLLGSKCAACGVPYFPKTPVCHNPECNEQRIEDAQFGPRGKLWSFAVQYYAPPAPVKYDEPFAPFAIGVVDLPEGLRVLGRISIDDLKKVKIGMDVELAVERLCGDKDGNEVVTWKFRPV
- a CDS encoding transporter, giving the protein MRDVAVLGVGMHPWGKFEDKSVTQLCRQAVTVALTDAGVQWREIEAISAASSRFSGGKGWGLNGNDVIEDMGPTGAPVYNLSAGCAAGGNAFNVGYSLVAGGLYDMVLVVGGEKMPKGFIQMSGLQEETDPEYLRQVCVGMPGPAFWGMLCLRRMAEYGTTEEQLAKVVVKAHQAGQHNPNARFRQLFTVEDVLKSRVVSWPLRLYEICPVSDGAAAVVLCSADVARKHTTKPVWVASSTVATAKFNDGIPRGLATVIPPGRTEHSEATTAVKKAFSQAGIGPRDVSLIELQDNTVYYELAFPEEWGFCQPGEADKLVEQGHTVPTGKLPINPSGGFLCFGEATTAMGVWQVCELTGQLRGQAGARQVPNAKVGLGQTLGLGSNATAVILKR